The Anastrepha ludens isolate Willacy chromosome 2, idAnaLude1.1, whole genome shotgun sequence genome contains a region encoding:
- the LOC128868134 gene encoding inhibitor of nuclear factor kappa-B kinase subunit beta, protein MNNSLGYFGPWQLKRQLGVGGFGEVHLWQNVKTGQEIATKSLKENPNLSKDEVAKLHQRWEQECQWMMQCDTPYIVRGLNDRVDQEFIAYLTERHPWRPLQPVVMEYCNGGDLRTQLQLVHNVNGLVEFEVREVLHALRHAIEYLHIKCHIEHRDLKPDNVVIHQEAGRRIYKLTDFGFARTITENTMLKSIVGTRNYVAPEVLDTAEYKNTVDYWSLGIIAYEVICGNLPFIPHQTLYDIVTSIRKKPAKCIAITENFGGEKGAKYEFHERIPVENHMSPVFLNKIENWLTTALDQNYHTRGTRLAPSSKERTLTFYTELDAILAQKVLTVFFLPTLKFYSWEITADMTLLDFRKLVQGETGVADIYCIFPTGHPRPVLSQTYKPIDFFVEEWEHNRNGNNPPVMLYIAGMKCEYNAAPPEIPTHFKKYLHSKEEIPNWLLSSIEQSTHFLLSNEQFHLEAFVGGLKEYALTMEHEIFQYDTDQNGNKLQQYFNELIEMHGRVEQFGVNIEAAKQASAAQIENCDGFFGEWCARALKFKEDFATLEGLKNKVNRYYKSGLRRAKEMAINPFFDQLKNKDAYKLLEFRRHLENVQKVRLNGKERLELCRTAVYDCLGQREKIIMNEHLKYAYSAITSVQMEFGMLKRIVHHSLEELVEMRNALAQNTINFHTKILNIYKSGKVQRTTLAQDGSSPIIVNGNSEMANSINEIFQYPLTSLIEEVTGRIIQMDIDEDMNRNSDLPATIDE, encoded by the exons CCACAAAAAGTTTAAAGGAGAATCCCAATCTCAGCAAAGATGAAGTGGCCAAACTACACCAACGTTGGGAGCAAGAATGCCAATGGATGATGCAATGTGACACACCATACATAGTGCGCGGCCTAAACGACCGGGTCGATCAAGAGTTTATCGCATATCTAACAGAGCGCCACCCCTGGCGGCCGTTGCAGCCCGTTGTAATGGAGTACTGCAACGGTGGGGACCTGCGTACGCAATTACAGTTAGTTCACAATGTAAATGGACTAGTGGAATTCGAAGTGCGCGAAGTATTGCATGCCCTCCGTCACGCCATCGAATATTTACACATCAAATGCCACATCGAGCATCGAGATCTCAAGCCGGACAATGTGGTCATACATCAGGAAGCTGGACGGCGGATCTATAAG CTCACTGATTTCGGCTTCGCACGTACCATCACCGAGAATAcgatgctgaagagcattgtcGGTACGCGAAACTATGTAGCGCCAGAGGTTTTAGACACCgcggaatataaaaatacggtcGATTATTGGTCATTGGGCATAATTGCCTACGAAGTGATTTGCGGTAATCTACCATTCATACCGCATCAAACTTTGTACGATATCGTAACAAGCATACGCAAGAAGCCAGCCAAATGCATTGCGATAACTGAGAATTTTGGCGGAGAGAAAGGAGCAAAGTATGAATTCCATGAGCGAATTCCGGTTGAGAATCACATGAGTCCagtattcttaaataaaattgaaaattggttAACCACAGCTTTGGATCAGAACTATCACACGCGCGGCACACGACTAGCGCCGTCCTCAAAGGAGCGCACGCTCACATTTTATACTGAGTTAGATGCCATTTTGGCACAAAAGGTGTTGACCGTTTTCTTTTTACCAACTTTAAAGTTTTATTCATGGGAAATAACGGCTGACATGACACTGTTAGATTTTAGAAAACTTGTGCAAGGTGAGACGGGTGTAGCggatatttattgtattttcccAACGGGTCATCCCAGGCCGGTGCTTTCACAAACTTACAAGCCGATCGATTTTTTCGTTGAAGAATGGGAGCACAATCGTAATGGCAACAATCCGCCGGTGATGCTGTATATTGCGGGCATGAAATGTGAATACAATGCAGCGCCACCGGAAATTCccacacattttaaaaaatatttgcattcaaaAGAAGAAATACCCAATTGGCTGTTGAGCAGCATCGAACAAAGTACGCATTTTTTGCTTAGTAATGAACAGTTCCATCTCGAGGCATTCGTCGGCGGGTTAAAGGAATATGCGCTGACTATGGAGCACGAAATATTTCAATACGATACAGACCAAAATGGAAATAAGTTGCAGCAATACTTCAACGAGCTCATCGAAATGCATGGACGCGTAGAACAATTTGGCGTGAATATTGAAGCAGCAAAGCAGGCGTCCGCAGCACAG attgAAAATTGTGACGGCTTCTTTGGGGAATGGTGTGCTCGTGCGTTGAAATTTAAAGAAGATTTCGCTACTTTGGAGGGTctcaaaaacaaagttaatcgCTACTATAAATCCGGATTGCGGCGTGCCAAAGAAATGGCGATTAATCCCTTTTTCGACCAACTGAAGAATAAAGACGCCTACAAACT CCTTGAGTTTAGACGCCATCTTGAAAATGTGCAGAAAGTGAGACTAAATGGAAAGGAACGTTTGGAGCTTTGCAGAACGGCCGTGTATGATTGTCTGGGTCAAAGGGAAAAAATCATTATGAACGAGCACTTAAAATATGCATACTCGGCGATAACTTCAGTGCAAATGGAATTTGGCATGTTGAAACGCATCGTCCATCATAGTTTAGAGGAATTAGTCGAAATGAGGAACGCCTTAGCGCAAAACACTATAAACTTCCATACCAAAATTCTGAACATTTACAAAAGTGGCAAAGTACAACGCACCACTTTGGCACAGGACGGAAGTTCGCCTATAATCGTTAATGGCAATAGTGAAATGGCCAACAgcattaatgaaattttccaatatCCTTTGACGTCATTAATCGAAGAAGTTACGGGGAGAATTATCCA GATGGATATCGATGAAGATATGAATAGAAATAGCGATCTGCCAGCCACCATCGACGAATGA